In Humulus lupulus chromosome 6, drHumLupu1.1, whole genome shotgun sequence, a single genomic region encodes these proteins:
- the LOC133782273 gene encoding homeobox-leucine zipper protein HOX11-like, whose protein sequence is MELGLSLGDPPKPLGFVEKHHRDRDHSNNDKASPFCMDLSIGPLRSRGGEENGRQDELNSKEQQRRRDEISQIEGTTTTNDGKSGSSSEPPVQLDLLPHTPVPRSHGGSGFPWSSSAEIHDGASAGCGILELNRVSKVVVHTSAAEEADDTTALSSSPNSNSGGTSSFQMDIGLYSYRGSGGNNKRDQYSEGEAERSSPRASDDDDVNGNNRKKLRLSKDQSAFLEESFKEHNTLNPKQKQALAKQLNLRPRQVEVWFQNRRARTKLKQTEVDCEYLKRCCETLTEENRRLNKELQELRALKTSNPFYMQLPATTLTMCPSCERVATTTNTVTNPSSTNPTSNNNESSSSKSAAGFPLNRPKFYPFPLAQTQAQAQTQTYTHQSSTAS, encoded by the exons ATGGAACTGGGTTTGAGCTTAGGAGACCCTCCCAAACCCCTTGGGTTCGTAGAAAAGCACCACCGTGACCGTGACCACTCGAACAACGACAAGGCTTCTCCATTTTGCATGGACTTATCAATCGGTCCACTACGCTCTAGAGGTGGAGAAGAAAATGGAAGACAAGACGAACTAAATAGCAAAGAACAGCAGAGAAGACGAGACGAGATTTCCCAGATTGagggtactactactactaacgaCGGTAAATCCGGTTCTTCCTCTGAACCCCCGGTTCAGCTCGATCTTCTTCCCCACACTCCGGTTCCTCGCAGCCATGGCGGCAGCGGCTTCCCTTGGTCCTCTTCCGCTGAAATTCACG ATGGCGCTAGTGCTGGTTGTGGAATATTGGAACTGAACAGAGTTTCAAAAGTGGTGGTCCACACCTCCGCAGCGGAGGAGGCGGACGATACGACGGCGCTTTCGTCCTCACCGAACTCGAACAGTGGTGGAACGTCGTCGTTTCAGATGGACATAGGGTTGTACAGCTACAGGGGAAGCGGAGGTAATAATAAGAGGGACCAGTACTCGGAGGGTGAGGCGGAGAGATCTTCTCCTAGAGCCAGTGACGATGATGACGTCAACGGTAACAACCGGAAGAAACTCAGGCTCTCCAAAGACCAGTCTGCTTTTCTTGAAGAGAGTTTCAAAGAACACAATACCCTCAACCCA aAGCAAAAGCAAGCTCTTGCTAAACAGCTCAATCTTCGCCCTCGTCAAGTGGAAGTTTGGTTTCAGAACCGTAGAGCAAG aaCGAAGTTGAAGCAAACGGAGGTTGATTGCGAGTACTTGAAGAGGTGTTGTGAGACTTTGACCGAAGAGAACAGAAGGCTTAACAAAGAGCTTCAAGAGCTCAGAGCTTTGAAGACTTCAAACCCTTTCTACATGCAACTCCCAGCCACTACACTCACTATGTGCCCCTCTTGCGAGCGCGTGGCCACTACGACCAACACCGTTACTAACCCCAGTAGCACCAATCCCACCAGTAACAACAATGAATCATCATCATCAAAATCAGCCGCTGGGTTTCCACTGAACAGGCCCAAATTCTATCCATTTCCCCTGGCCCAGACCCAAGCCCAAGCCCAAACCCAAACCTATACTCACCAGTCCTCTACGGCTTCATGA